One genomic segment of Musa acuminata AAA Group cultivar baxijiao chromosome BXJ3-3, Cavendish_Baxijiao_AAA, whole genome shotgun sequence includes these proteins:
- the LOC103978147 gene encoding probable beta-1,4-xylosyltransferase IRX14 isoform X3, translating to MKQPEVQHPNRRTYNATATAFRTLPTAATALDGGGGAVAGDGAPLKPLSVFFSPAVHVLCCLLSAAAGFRFSRLLFLLLFSPAPPSSTLHLHRHRHHLHLLRQPPSAVLPSPPPPELPPPPPTIAASSRVVAGRHGIRVRPLPHPDPAEVARAHEILSRVQQEQRLQYGVKESRPILVVTPTYARTFQALHLTGLAHSLMLVPHPLTWLVVEAGGVSNETSALLARSRLPVIHLAFNEKMPVLWNDRHRFETRMRLHALGVIRERRLDGIVVFADDSNIHTMELFDEIQKVEWMGALSVGILAHPAAPQTTSRRQERETQKNSPLPIQGPACNSSGQLIGWHTFDSLPYAKKAAATVGDGMTVVPTKLEWAGFVMNSRLLWKEAEGKPDWVRDLEEVGTSGEEVQSPLDMLKDASSVEPIGNCGKKVLLWWLRAEARYDSKFPARVFDVMLMYVRVFWHVHASYNM from the exons ATGAAGCAGCCGGAGGTGCAGCACCCGAACCGCCGGACGTAcaacgccaccgccaccgcctttCGGACGCTCCCCACCGCCGCCACCGCACTCGACGGTGGGGGTGGCGCCGTGGCCGGGGACGGCGCTCCCCTCAAGCCCCTGAGCGTTTTCTTCTCGCCTGCCGTCCACGTACTATGCTGCCTCCTCTCCGCTGCTGCCGGGTTTCGGTTTTCAAGAttgctcttcctcctcctcttctcccccGCCCCACCCTCCTCCACCCTCCacctccaccgccaccgccaccatctACACCTCCTCCGCCAACCCCCATCCGCTGTTCTCCCCTCCCCGCCGCCGCCCGAACTCCCTCCCCCGCCTCCCACCATCGCCGCTTCTAGCCGCGTCGTCGCCGGCCGTCACGGCATACGCGTGCGTCCGTTGCCGCACCCGGACCCCGCCGAGGTGGCGCGGGCCCACGAGATCCTGAGCCGCGTGCAGCAGGAGCAGCGTCTCCAGTACGGCGTCAAGGAATCCCGCCCCATCCTCGTCGTCACCCCGACCTACGCCCGCACCTTCCAGGCCCTCCACCTCACTGGCCTCGCCCACTCCCTCATGCTCGTCCCGCATCCCCTCACATGGCTCGTCGTCGAGGCCGGCGGCGTCTCCAACGAGACCTCCGCCCTGCTCGCCCGCTCGCGCCTCCCCGTCATCCACCTCGCCTTCAACGAGAAGATGCCCGTGCTCTGGAATGACCGCCACCGCTTCGAGACCCGCATGCGCCTCCACGCCCTCGG AGTGATCAGGGAGCGGCGGTTGGACGGGATCGTCGTGTTCGCGGACGACAGCAACATCCACACCATGGAGCTCTTCGACGAGATTCAGAAGGTGGAGTGGATGGGTGCGCTGTCGGTGGGAATTCTGGCACATCCCGCTGCTCCTCAGACAACGTCGCGGAGGCAGGAGAGGGAGACACAGAAGAATTCACCATTGCCGATCCAAGGCCCGGCATGCAACTCCTCGGGCCAACTGATCGGTTGGCACACCTTCGATTCTCTGCCATACGCCAAAAAAGCTGCCGCCACTGTGGGCGATGGGATGACGGTAGTGCCAACGAAACTCGAGTGGGCCGGGTTTGTAATGAACTCGAGATTGCTGTGGAAGGAAGCGGAGGGGAAGCCTGACTGGGTTCGAGATCTAGAAGAGGTGGGGACTAGCGGGGAGGAGGTTCAGAGCCCGCTGGATATGTTGAAGGATGCATCATCCGTGGAGCCAATTGGCAATTGCGGGAAGAAGGTTCTTCTGTGGTGGCTTCGGGCCGAAGCACGCTATGATAGCAAGTTCCCTGCAAG ggtgtttgatgtaatgcttatgtatgtccgtgtcttttggcatgttcatgcctcgtacaacatgtag
- the LOC135634324 gene encoding cyclin-D3-2-like, whose protein sequence is MALLSLLDLLYCREESLELEEDEERAEPTLPLLEDRETERHVLSAAEEEAEEEWAEVLCSLAAKEGEALRELVLDGGGSYLRSARKEAVEWVTRTAATHDFSALTALLAVNYLDRCFLSRAAGGRLLRLQDDKPWMGRLAAVACLSLAAKVEETHVPLLLDLQVPAPVEAVAEEGGFLFEPKTIRRMEFLVLAALGWRMNPVTPLSFIDHLLPRLFSKDNSANTGSAPAGIAARTRQLVRRSQAALLSVIADWRWVGYPASAWAAAALLQATESGDGGGTTAESPRTRHLISLLNAPKETLGECHQLILELTGTGVIGHKRKRSSSASCRCSSPPSPSGVIGSCFSCGSSCDSWATWPSSAPSSPEVPPFKRLHGSSIDESFGEEGVSDEGVGPVSVLSITSRGYA, encoded by the exons ATGGCTCTTTTATCTCTCCTCGATCTCCTCTACTGCCGAGAAGAGAGCTTGGAGTTGGAAGAAGACGAAGAGCGAGCGGAACCGACGCTGCCGCTGCTCGAGGACCGGGAGACGGAGCGCCACGTCCTCTCGGCGGCGGAGGAAGAGGCCGAGGAGGAGTGGGCGGAGGTGCTCTGTTCTCTCGCGGCGAAAGAAGGGGAAGCCCTGCGTGAACTCGTTCTCGACGGCGGCGGCTCCTACCTCCGGTCGGCGAGAAAGGAGGCGGTTGAGTGGGTCACGCGCACCGCCGCGACCCACGACTTCTCCGCTCTCACGGCGCTGCTCGCTGTGAACTACCTCGACCGGTGCTTCCTCTCTCGCGCTGCCGGCGGCAGGCTGCTCCGGCTCCAGGACGACAAGCCGTGGATGGGGCGGCTTGCGGCCGTGGCGTGCCTTTCGTTGGCGGCGAAAGTGGAGGAGACCCACGTCCCTCTCCTGCTTGACCTCCAGGTGCCTGCACCGGTGGAGGCGGTGGCGGAGGAGGGCGGATTCCTGTTCGAGCCCAAGACCATCAGGCGGATGGAGTTCCTGGTGCTCGCCGCCCTCGGCTGGAGGATGAATCCGGTCACCCCTCTCTCTTTCATCGACCACCTCCTTCCCCGGCTCTTTTCGAAGGATAACAGCGCCAATACTGGCTCCGCCCCCGCCGGCATTGCCGCCCGCACCCGGCAGTTGGTGAGGAGGTCCCAAGCGGCTCTTCTCTCCGTAATAGCTG ATTGGAGATGGGTTGGCTATCCGGCATCGGCGTGGGCAGCGGCCGCACTGCTCCAAGCGACGGAGTCCGGCGACGGAGGCGGCACAACGGCGGAGTCTCCAAGGACCCGCCACCTCATTTCCCTCCTCAACGCCCCAAAG GAAACACTCGGCGAATGCCATCAGCTAATTCTGGAATTGACGGGCACCGGCGTCATCGGCCACAAGCGCAAGCGATCCTCTTCCGCTTCCTGCCGCTGCTCATCGCCGCCTAGTCCCAGTGGGGTGATCGGTTCCTGCTTCAGCTGCGGGAGCTCGTGCGACTCATGGGCAACGTGGCCTTCGTCTGCGCCGTCCTCGCCCGAGGTTCCTCCTTTCAAGAGGCTCCATGGCAGCAGCATCGACGAGTCCTTTGGGGAAGAGGGAGTCAGCGACGAAGGTGTCGGTCCTGTTTCAGTCTTAAGTATTACCAGTCGAGGTTATGCCTAA
- the LOC103978147 gene encoding probable beta-1,4-xylosyltransferase IRX14 isoform X5 has translation MKQPEVQHPNRRTYNATATAFRTLPTAATALDGGGGAVAGDGAPLKPLSVFFSPAVHVLCCLLSAAAGFRFSRLLFLLLFSPAPPSSTLHLHRHRHHLHLLRQPPSAVLPSPPPPELPPPPPTIAASSRVVAGRHGIRVRPLPHPDPAEVARAHEILSRVQQEQRLQYGVKESRPILVVTPTYARTFQALHLTGLAHSLMLVPHPLTWLVVEAGGVSNETSALLARSRLPVIHLAFNEKMPVLWNDRHRFETRMRLHALGVIRERRLDGIVVFADDSNIHTMELFDEIQKVEWMGALSVGILAHPAAPQTTSRRQERETQKNSPLPIQGPACNSSGQLIGWHTFDSLPYAKKAAATVGDGMTVVPTKLEWAGFVMNSRLLWKEAEGKPDWVRDLEEVGTSGEEVQSPLDMLKDASSVEPIGNCGKKVLLWWLRAEARYDSKFPARQMLSF, from the exons ATGAAGCAGCCGGAGGTGCAGCACCCGAACCGCCGGACGTAcaacgccaccgccaccgcctttCGGACGCTCCCCACCGCCGCCACCGCACTCGACGGTGGGGGTGGCGCCGTGGCCGGGGACGGCGCTCCCCTCAAGCCCCTGAGCGTTTTCTTCTCGCCTGCCGTCCACGTACTATGCTGCCTCCTCTCCGCTGCTGCCGGGTTTCGGTTTTCAAGAttgctcttcctcctcctcttctcccccGCCCCACCCTCCTCCACCCTCCacctccaccgccaccgccaccatctACACCTCCTCCGCCAACCCCCATCCGCTGTTCTCCCCTCCCCGCCGCCGCCCGAACTCCCTCCCCCGCCTCCCACCATCGCCGCTTCTAGCCGCGTCGTCGCCGGCCGTCACGGCATACGCGTGCGTCCGTTGCCGCACCCGGACCCCGCCGAGGTGGCGCGGGCCCACGAGATCCTGAGCCGCGTGCAGCAGGAGCAGCGTCTCCAGTACGGCGTCAAGGAATCCCGCCCCATCCTCGTCGTCACCCCGACCTACGCCCGCACCTTCCAGGCCCTCCACCTCACTGGCCTCGCCCACTCCCTCATGCTCGTCCCGCATCCCCTCACATGGCTCGTCGTCGAGGCCGGCGGCGTCTCCAACGAGACCTCCGCCCTGCTCGCCCGCTCGCGCCTCCCCGTCATCCACCTCGCCTTCAACGAGAAGATGCCCGTGCTCTGGAATGACCGCCACCGCTTCGAGACCCGCATGCGCCTCCACGCCCTCGG AGTGATCAGGGAGCGGCGGTTGGACGGGATCGTCGTGTTCGCGGACGACAGCAACATCCACACCATGGAGCTCTTCGACGAGATTCAGAAGGTGGAGTGGATGGGTGCGCTGTCGGTGGGAATTCTGGCACATCCCGCTGCTCCTCAGACAACGTCGCGGAGGCAGGAGAGGGAGACACAGAAGAATTCACCATTGCCGATCCAAGGCCCGGCATGCAACTCCTCGGGCCAACTGATCGGTTGGCACACCTTCGATTCTCTGCCATACGCCAAAAAAGCTGCCGCCACTGTGGGCGATGGGATGACGGTAGTGCCAACGAAACTCGAGTGGGCCGGGTTTGTAATGAACTCGAGATTGCTGTGGAAGGAAGCGGAGGGGAAGCCTGACTGGGTTCGAGATCTAGAAGAGGTGGGGACTAGCGGGGAGGAGGTTCAGAGCCCGCTGGATATGTTGAAGGATGCATCATCCGTGGAGCCAATTGGCAATTGCGGGAAGAAGGTTCTTCTGTGGTGGCTTCGGGCCGAAGCACGCTATGATAGCAAGTTCCCTGCAAG GCAGATGCTTAGCTTCTAG
- the LOC103978148 gene encoding uncharacterized protein LOC103978148 — MDDGDDPFASGAADLDMALDLDHSRGLGQRPQRPTRFQPRVKGKIKAEPSADPEPPRQPPPAPDPVKKQEAEGDPSASSVSSAPDVDAVATESMDVDEEEEEDSVVREIGVFFTPAPLDEDTYLYVMQYVLRPSWRPYELNERCEEVRVKPKESKIEVDFSIDANSENYDQDAAEPLRLQKQTLSSSIAPLVTSYAVGILRGDQLHLNPIHAVVQLRPSMAHLDTGLQKKKHNAQSAELSTSNDNSMGKLASVGSDEKIEDDEPWISLEYHAVDSHFTERYHRKMVAEAKNQIPFMMKPSDYVNSLCPGASSDNKRTKGPSRRLLLTLPLEERLKKWLSEGCQINRFDALMHLAPDSSKEDVLNALPLYAVLVQGLWVSKSTLLYEGKVALVRDFILCLFSRNPIIHLDKLKMIKFDGLKSLMSSLAVERRAFSDWKFKEATDFSFIKKYPDIVKNQECVWSDIEKTLPGFCKSMPTSKSSLNPSSSKRVTSVKVDADAHVVKDRAVSTAVTSMSSETQEHLPKALLKIFQEKRIRSLNSVVHGLRELAISKSFRPRDDSKIKALISAAKSGASAPASELQSIVSQIAMNVHGVYVLKSTGNPALDPLRNVVIDLFRGKEPNAKINKQEIRIAAQTRLKKDISDSEYNQVVHELCVSSRGSWILKSGD; from the exons ATGGACGACGGCGACGATCCGTTCGCCTCCGGCGCGGCGGACCTCGACATGGCCCTCGACCTCGACCACTCCCGCGGCCTCGGTCAGCGGCCGCAGCGGCCCACCCGCTTCCAGCCCAGGGTTAAGGGCAAGATCAAGGCCGAGCCCTCCGCCGACCCGGAACCCCCTCGCCAGCCTCCTCCAGCCCCAGACCCTGTCAAGAAGCAGGAGGCGGAGGGTGACCCCTCCGCGAGTTCGGTTTCGTCCGCACCTGACGTGGACGCCGTGGCGACTGAATCGATGGAcgttgatgaggaggaggaggaggactccgTGGTTCGTGAGATTGGCGTCTTCTTTACCCCGGCTCCTCTTGACGAGGATACCTAC cTTTATGTTATGCAATATGTACTTAGACCTTCTTGGCGGCCATATGAACTGAATGAAAGGTGTGAAGAG GTCCGAGTGAAACCAAAAGAATCAAAAATTGAAGTAGATTTTAGCATTGATGCCAATAGTGAAAATTATGACCAAGATGCAGCTGAGCCCCTACGGTTACAGAAGCAG aCATTGTCATCATCAATTGCACCTTTGGTAACTAGCTATGCTGTTGGGATTTTGAGAGGCGACCAG CTGCACTTAAATCCTATTCATGCAGTTGTGCAGCTTCGACCATCAATGGCACACCTAGACACTGGGCTGCAGAAGAAGAAACACAATGCACAAAGTGCCGAATTGAGCACTTCCAATGATAATTCCATG GGAAAGTTGGCTTCTGTGGGTTCAGATGAAAAAATAGAAGATGACGAG CCATGGATCTCACTGGAATATCATGCTGTTGATAGTCACTTTACTGAGAGATACCACCGTAAAATGGTTGCAGAAGCCAAAAATCAAATTCCATTTATGATGAAACC ATCTGATTATGTCAACTCATTGTGCCCTGGAGCATCTTCTGACAATAAGAGAACTAAAGGTCCTTCACGAAG GTTATTGCTTACGTTGCCACTGGAAGAACGGTTGAAGAAGTGGCTTTCTGAG GGTTGTCAAATCAACCGCTTTGATGCACTTATGCATCTTGCTCCTGATAGCTCGAAAGAAGATGTTTTGAATGCTTTGCCGCTCTATGCAGTTTTGGTTCAAGGGTTGTGGGTTTCTAAGAGCACTTTGTTGTATGAAGGGAAAGTCGCTCTGGTTAGAGATTTTATTCTTTGTCTGTTCAGTAGGAATCCCATAATTCACTTAGACAAGCTGAAGATGATAAAGTTTGATGGTCTGAAGTCTCTGATGAGCTCATTGGCTGTTGAAAGGCGTGCCTTCAGTGACTGGAAGTTCAAGGAGGCTACTGATTtctcatttataaaaaaatatccagATATTGTGAAGAATCAAGAATGTGTTTGGTCAGATATCGAAAAAACTTTACCTGGGTTCTGCAAAAGCATGCCCACGTCAAAGAGTTCTTTAAACCCATCTAGCTCCAAAAGAGTCACTTCAGTAAAAGTTGATGCTGATGCACATGTAGTCAAAGATAGAGCAGTGAGCACTGCGGTAACATCAATGTCAAGTGAAACACAAGAACATCTTCCAAAGGCTCTCTTGAAAATTTTCCAGGAGAAAAGAATTCGCAG CCTCAACTCGGTTGTCCATGGATTAAGGGAACTAGCAATCAGCAAATCTTTTCGTCCAAGAGATGATTCTAAAATTAAAGCACTGATTAGTGCTGCCAAAAGTGGTGCCTCTGCCCCTGCATCTGAGCTTCAATCTATTGTGAGTCAAATTGCCATGAATGTCCATGGTGTGTATGTATTGAAATCTACTGGAAATCCAGCGCTTGATCCATTAAG AAATGTCGTCATTGATCTTTTTCGGGGCAAAGAACCTAATGCAAAGATCAATAAGCAGGAGATCCGCATAGCTGCTCAGACTCGTCTCAAGAAGGATATTTCTGATTCGGAGTACAATCAG GTGGTACATGAACTGTGTGTTTCTAGCAGAGGATCATGGATACTCAAAAGTGGTGATTAG
- the LOC103978147 gene encoding probable beta-1,4-xylosyltransferase IRX14 isoform X4, translating to MKQPEVQHPNRRTYNATATAFRTLPTAATALDGGGGAVAGDGAPLKPLSVFFSPAVHVLCCLLSAAAGFRFSRLLFLLLFSPAPPSSTLHLHRHRHHLHLLRQPPSAVLPSPPPPELPPPPPTIAASSRVVAGRHGIRVRPLPHPDPAEVARAHEILSRVQQEQRLQYGVKESRPILVVTPTYARTFQALHLTGLAHSLMLVPHPLTWLVVEAGGVSNETSALLARSRLPVIHLAFNEKMPVLWNDRHRFETRMRLHALGVIRERRLDGIVVFADDSNIHTMELFDEIQKVEWMGALSVGILAHPAAPQTTSRRQERETQKNSPLPIQGPACNSSGQLIGWHTFDSLPYAKKAAATVGDGMTVVPTKLEWAGFVMNSRLLWKEAEGKPDWVRDLEEVGTSGEEVQSPLDMLKDASSVEPIGNCGKKVLLWWLRAEARYDSKFPARDNGRLRGG from the exons ATGAAGCAGCCGGAGGTGCAGCACCCGAACCGCCGGACGTAcaacgccaccgccaccgcctttCGGACGCTCCCCACCGCCGCCACCGCACTCGACGGTGGGGGTGGCGCCGTGGCCGGGGACGGCGCTCCCCTCAAGCCCCTGAGCGTTTTCTTCTCGCCTGCCGTCCACGTACTATGCTGCCTCCTCTCCGCTGCTGCCGGGTTTCGGTTTTCAAGAttgctcttcctcctcctcttctcccccGCCCCACCCTCCTCCACCCTCCacctccaccgccaccgccaccatctACACCTCCTCCGCCAACCCCCATCCGCTGTTCTCCCCTCCCCGCCGCCGCCCGAACTCCCTCCCCCGCCTCCCACCATCGCCGCTTCTAGCCGCGTCGTCGCCGGCCGTCACGGCATACGCGTGCGTCCGTTGCCGCACCCGGACCCCGCCGAGGTGGCGCGGGCCCACGAGATCCTGAGCCGCGTGCAGCAGGAGCAGCGTCTCCAGTACGGCGTCAAGGAATCCCGCCCCATCCTCGTCGTCACCCCGACCTACGCCCGCACCTTCCAGGCCCTCCACCTCACTGGCCTCGCCCACTCCCTCATGCTCGTCCCGCATCCCCTCACATGGCTCGTCGTCGAGGCCGGCGGCGTCTCCAACGAGACCTCCGCCCTGCTCGCCCGCTCGCGCCTCCCCGTCATCCACCTCGCCTTCAACGAGAAGATGCCCGTGCTCTGGAATGACCGCCACCGCTTCGAGACCCGCATGCGCCTCCACGCCCTCGG AGTGATCAGGGAGCGGCGGTTGGACGGGATCGTCGTGTTCGCGGACGACAGCAACATCCACACCATGGAGCTCTTCGACGAGATTCAGAAGGTGGAGTGGATGGGTGCGCTGTCGGTGGGAATTCTGGCACATCCCGCTGCTCCTCAGACAACGTCGCGGAGGCAGGAGAGGGAGACACAGAAGAATTCACCATTGCCGATCCAAGGCCCGGCATGCAACTCCTCGGGCCAACTGATCGGTTGGCACACCTTCGATTCTCTGCCATACGCCAAAAAAGCTGCCGCCACTGTGGGCGATGGGATGACGGTAGTGCCAACGAAACTCGAGTGGGCCGGGTTTGTAATGAACTCGAGATTGCTGTGGAAGGAAGCGGAGGGGAAGCCTGACTGGGTTCGAGATCTAGAAGAGGTGGGGACTAGCGGGGAGGAGGTTCAGAGCCCGCTGGATATGTTGAAGGATGCATCATCCGTGGAGCCAATTGGCAATTGCGGGAAGAAGGTTCTTCTGTGGTGGCTTCGGGCCGAAGCACGCTATGATAGCAAGTTCCCTGCAAG ggacaatgggaggcttcggggaggctga
- the LOC103978147 gene encoding probable beta-1,4-xylosyltransferase IRX14 isoform X2, with the protein MKQPEVQHPNRRTYNATATAFRTLPTAATALDGGGGAVAGDGAPLKPLSVFFSPAVHVLCCLLSAAAGFRFSRLLFLLLFSPAPPSSTLHLHRHRHHLHLLRQPPSAVLPSPPPPELPPPPPTIAASSRVVAGRHGIRVRPLPHPDPAEVARAHEILSRVQQEQRLQYGVKESRPILVVTPTYARTFQALHLTGLAHSLMLVPHPLTWLVVEAGGVSNETSALLARSRLPVIHLAFNEKMPVLWNDRHRFETRMRLHALGVIRERRLDGIVVFADDSNIHTMELFDEIQKVEWMGALSVGILAHPAAPQTTSRRQERETQKNSPLPIQGPACNSSGQLIGWHTFDSLPYAKKAAATVGDGMTVVPTKLEWAGFVMNSRLLWKEAEGKPDWVRDLEEVGTSGEEVQSPLDMLKDASSVEPIGNCGKKVLLWWLRAEARYDSKFPARFGVANFHFIIVPNFRLASVTKIPSLMMSKEFVPS; encoded by the exons ATGAAGCAGCCGGAGGTGCAGCACCCGAACCGCCGGACGTAcaacgccaccgccaccgcctttCGGACGCTCCCCACCGCCGCCACCGCACTCGACGGTGGGGGTGGCGCCGTGGCCGGGGACGGCGCTCCCCTCAAGCCCCTGAGCGTTTTCTTCTCGCCTGCCGTCCACGTACTATGCTGCCTCCTCTCCGCTGCTGCCGGGTTTCGGTTTTCAAGAttgctcttcctcctcctcttctcccccGCCCCACCCTCCTCCACCCTCCacctccaccgccaccgccaccatctACACCTCCTCCGCCAACCCCCATCCGCTGTTCTCCCCTCCCCGCCGCCGCCCGAACTCCCTCCCCCGCCTCCCACCATCGCCGCTTCTAGCCGCGTCGTCGCCGGCCGTCACGGCATACGCGTGCGTCCGTTGCCGCACCCGGACCCCGCCGAGGTGGCGCGGGCCCACGAGATCCTGAGCCGCGTGCAGCAGGAGCAGCGTCTCCAGTACGGCGTCAAGGAATCCCGCCCCATCCTCGTCGTCACCCCGACCTACGCCCGCACCTTCCAGGCCCTCCACCTCACTGGCCTCGCCCACTCCCTCATGCTCGTCCCGCATCCCCTCACATGGCTCGTCGTCGAGGCCGGCGGCGTCTCCAACGAGACCTCCGCCCTGCTCGCCCGCTCGCGCCTCCCCGTCATCCACCTCGCCTTCAACGAGAAGATGCCCGTGCTCTGGAATGACCGCCACCGCTTCGAGACCCGCATGCGCCTCCACGCCCTCGG AGTGATCAGGGAGCGGCGGTTGGACGGGATCGTCGTGTTCGCGGACGACAGCAACATCCACACCATGGAGCTCTTCGACGAGATTCAGAAGGTGGAGTGGATGGGTGCGCTGTCGGTGGGAATTCTGGCACATCCCGCTGCTCCTCAGACAACGTCGCGGAGGCAGGAGAGGGAGACACAGAAGAATTCACCATTGCCGATCCAAGGCCCGGCATGCAACTCCTCGGGCCAACTGATCGGTTGGCACACCTTCGATTCTCTGCCATACGCCAAAAAAGCTGCCGCCACTGTGGGCGATGGGATGACGGTAGTGCCAACGAAACTCGAGTGGGCCGGGTTTGTAATGAACTCGAGATTGCTGTGGAAGGAAGCGGAGGGGAAGCCTGACTGGGTTCGAGATCTAGAAGAGGTGGGGACTAGCGGGGAGGAGGTTCAGAGCCCGCTGGATATGTTGAAGGATGCATCATCCGTGGAGCCAATTGGCAATTGCGGGAAGAAGGTTCTTCTGTGGTGGCTTCGGGCCGAAGCACGCTATGATAGCAAGTTCCCTGCAAG GTTTGGCGTTGCAAATTTCCACTTCATAATTGTGCCAAATTTTCGCTTAGCTAGTGTGACAAAAATTCCTAGCCTGATGATGTCAAAAGAATTTGTTCCAAGTTAA
- the LOC103978147 gene encoding probable beta-1,4-xylosyltransferase IRX14 isoform X1: MKQPEVQHPNRRTYNATATAFRTLPTAATALDGGGGAVAGDGAPLKPLSVFFSPAVHVLCCLLSAAAGFRFSRLLFLLLFSPAPPSSTLHLHRHRHHLHLLRQPPSAVLPSPPPPELPPPPPTIAASSRVVAGRHGIRVRPLPHPDPAEVARAHEILSRVQQEQRLQYGVKESRPILVVTPTYARTFQALHLTGLAHSLMLVPHPLTWLVVEAGGVSNETSALLARSRLPVIHLAFNEKMPVLWNDRHRFETRMRLHALGVIRERRLDGIVVFADDSNIHTMELFDEIQKVEWMGALSVGILAHPAAPQTTSRRQERETQKNSPLPIQGPACNSSGQLIGWHTFDSLPYAKKAAATVGDGMTVVPTKLEWAGFVMNSRLLWKEAEGKPDWVRDLEEVGTSGEEVQSPLDMLKDASSVEPIGNCGKKVLLWWLRAEARYDSKFPARWVIDPLEIVVPAKRSPWPEAPPDLPFKQMANDKSLVEKRVSKKGRSSRSKRSSRSKKKREPHADTRVAVLQEE, from the exons ATGAAGCAGCCGGAGGTGCAGCACCCGAACCGCCGGACGTAcaacgccaccgccaccgcctttCGGACGCTCCCCACCGCCGCCACCGCACTCGACGGTGGGGGTGGCGCCGTGGCCGGGGACGGCGCTCCCCTCAAGCCCCTGAGCGTTTTCTTCTCGCCTGCCGTCCACGTACTATGCTGCCTCCTCTCCGCTGCTGCCGGGTTTCGGTTTTCAAGAttgctcttcctcctcctcttctcccccGCCCCACCCTCCTCCACCCTCCacctccaccgccaccgccaccatctACACCTCCTCCGCCAACCCCCATCCGCTGTTCTCCCCTCCCCGCCGCCGCCCGAACTCCCTCCCCCGCCTCCCACCATCGCCGCTTCTAGCCGCGTCGTCGCCGGCCGTCACGGCATACGCGTGCGTCCGTTGCCGCACCCGGACCCCGCCGAGGTGGCGCGGGCCCACGAGATCCTGAGCCGCGTGCAGCAGGAGCAGCGTCTCCAGTACGGCGTCAAGGAATCCCGCCCCATCCTCGTCGTCACCCCGACCTACGCCCGCACCTTCCAGGCCCTCCACCTCACTGGCCTCGCCCACTCCCTCATGCTCGTCCCGCATCCCCTCACATGGCTCGTCGTCGAGGCCGGCGGCGTCTCCAACGAGACCTCCGCCCTGCTCGCCCGCTCGCGCCTCCCCGTCATCCACCTCGCCTTCAACGAGAAGATGCCCGTGCTCTGGAATGACCGCCACCGCTTCGAGACCCGCATGCGCCTCCACGCCCTCGG AGTGATCAGGGAGCGGCGGTTGGACGGGATCGTCGTGTTCGCGGACGACAGCAACATCCACACCATGGAGCTCTTCGACGAGATTCAGAAGGTGGAGTGGATGGGTGCGCTGTCGGTGGGAATTCTGGCACATCCCGCTGCTCCTCAGACAACGTCGCGGAGGCAGGAGAGGGAGACACAGAAGAATTCACCATTGCCGATCCAAGGCCCGGCATGCAACTCCTCGGGCCAACTGATCGGTTGGCACACCTTCGATTCTCTGCCATACGCCAAAAAAGCTGCCGCCACTGTGGGCGATGGGATGACGGTAGTGCCAACGAAACTCGAGTGGGCCGGGTTTGTAATGAACTCGAGATTGCTGTGGAAGGAAGCGGAGGGGAAGCCTGACTGGGTTCGAGATCTAGAAGAGGTGGGGACTAGCGGGGAGGAGGTTCAGAGCCCGCTGGATATGTTGAAGGATGCATCATCCGTGGAGCCAATTGGCAATTGCGGGAAGAAGGTTCTTCTGTGGTGGCTTCGGGCCGAAGCACGCTATGATAGCAAGTTCCCTGCAAG ATGGGTGATAGATCCTCTGGAAATTGTGGTTCCTGCAAAGCGAAGTCCATGGCCTGAGGCACCTCCTGACCTTCCATTCAAACAGATGGCAAATGACAAGAGTCTTGTTGAAAAACGTGTTTCAAAGAAGGGTAGATCTTCCAGGTCTAAACGCAGCTCTCGCAGCAAAAAGAAACGCGAACCACATGCGGATACACGAGTAGCTGTCTTGCAGGAAGAGTAA